The Nostoc cf. commune SO-36 genomic sequence ATACAAAGGAATTAACCACAATGAAAATATTAGTAACTGGAACAGAAGGCTATCTTGGTTCATTATTACCGCCTCTGTTAATCGAACGGGGACATGAAGTTATTGGTCTAGATACCGGCTTCTATAAAGTTGGTTGGCTATACAACCCTAGTGGAGTGACACCCAAAACCCTCAACAAAGATATCCGCAACATCACCCCGGATGATTTGGAAGGTATTGAAGCCATAGTTCACATGGCAGAACTCTCCAACGACCCAGCCGGACAATTAGCACCTAATATTACATACGAAATTAATCATGTAGGTTCAGTTCGTCTAGCTAATCTAGCTAAGACTATGGGTGTGCGTCGCTTCGTATATATGTCTTCATGCAGCGTCTATGGTGTTGCTACCGCAGGTGATGTCACAGAAGAATCTGCGATTAACCCTCAAACAGCCTACGCAGAATGCAAAACTCTCGTAGAAAGAGATGTTAGACCACTCGCTGACGATGACTTCTCTCCCACCTTTATGCGGAATGCTACAGCCTTTGGTGCTTCCCCTAGAATGCGGTTTGATATTGTTTTAAACAACTTAGCAGGGTTGGCATGGACTAGCAAGGAAATCAAAATGATTAGTGATGGTACACCTTGGCGGCCATTAGTCCACGCATTAGATATTTGCAAAGCAATAGTCTGCACCTTGGAAGCACCACGGGACATTGTACATAACCAAATCTTTAATGTTGGAGATACAGCAAACAACTATCGCGTTAGAGAAATCGCAGAAATTATTGCTGATGTTTTCCCAGATTGTAAATTGTCTTTTGGTGACAACGGCGCAGATAACCGCAGCTATCGGGTATCCTTCGAGAAAATCAACACAATCTTACCCGGATTTAAATGTGATTGGAATGCCCAACTTGGTGCCCAACAGCTATTTGATTTATTCAGTCAAATACACATGGCTGAAGATACATTCTTGTTTAGAGGATTTACCCGTTTAAAACAGCTAGAGTATCTGATTCGTACCGAGCAAATTGACAAAGATTTCTTCTGGAATAAAAAGTAGCTAGATTGGCTATTAGTGTGTAAACCAATAATTTAATTAGAGCGAATGTTTGTAATTATAGTGCGAAGTACGAACAGATTAAATCCACAATTGCACACTAATAGCATCAATATTTTCGAGAAAACAACCTTTATTTGGACTTATTTAATCTATCAAATTAGGGAGTTGTAATTTATGGCGATCGCAAAATGTCGTTTCGGTAGCCAACCTCTGCACCAAACGTTTATCCAATCCTTACCTGAGAACAGAACAGCTAAATAATTTGCTATCAAATCAAAAAGATTAGACAAAAAAGCAACTTATTAACTAATAAGCTGCTACTACTACCAATTCTTTTTAACTACAGAATTGAACTTAATATGAATAAATTGCTTACCATTGCCATTCCTACATTTAATCGTGCTGAGTTACTTGATAAACAGTTAGCATGGCTAGTTCAAGCAATTAAAGGTTTTGAACATGATTGTGAAATTTTAGTTTCTGATAATTGTTCAACAGACAATACTCAGAAGGTGATTCAAAAATGGCAATTAATACTTAGCAATATTACATTCAAATCCAACAAAAATTATCAAAATTTAGGCATTGTCAAAAACATTATGTATTGCCTAAATTCTACAAAAACAAAATACGTTTGGACAATTGGTGATGATGACCCCATTCAAGATAGAACTATTGCTTATGTAATTAGTAAGCTCAAGCAACATGAGGATTTATCATTATTGTTCCTCAACTTTTCTGGTCGAAACCAAATTACTGGTGAATCAGTTCACCCACCGACAATTGTTGGTAATCGCTGGTTTGATATAGATGCTGAAAATGGTGATGGTGATGGTAAAGCTATATTTGAACATTGTTTCTCAAAAAGTGTCGGTGCAGTTATTTTTCTGACTGCTACAATCTACCGCACTGATTTAGTGAAACGCGCTCTCCAAAATTGGCAAGATGCTGAGAATAATTGGATATCTTTAGCATATTTAGCCGGGTATTGTGCTGCTAATGGTCGTGTAATTGTCACTAAAGAGACTTATTTAGAATGTGTTGTTGGTGTGAGTTATTGGCAGAAAGAACCAAAATCTGCGCTGTTAATGCAATACAAACACATACCCGAAGTGATTTTGAAATTGGAACAGAATGGATATTCTAAGCACTTTTGCCGGCGGATGCTTTTGCAGAACGGTAAAAAAGTCAGCTTGAAAGTTTTCTTAGGTGCTTTAAGAAGATGGCCAATGTCCGCTATCAAAATAGTAGTTCCATTTTTGGCTTTAGTCAGCTTGTGTGCTTTTGATGTGATGGTTTCTAAAGAGTTTGAGTTAGCAGAATCAAGTGAATTATCTACTCAAGAAGTGCAAGGCTATAAGCCATAACTAAATTCCCGATAACTATACATCAAAAAGAGGAAAATACGCCATGTTGAATGCAATCAAACGCAAAATATTTACACTATCTTCTGACTTTGAATATTACCTAGCCCGTTGGAAGCATAGCAAAAATCTGCCAGCATTGGAAGGACGCGACGTCTACGACGGGCTACGCGATCGCAATATTCTTAATGCTCTCAAAAAAGATGGTGTTTACGTCACAACACTAGAAGATTTAGGGTTAAACTCTAGCTCAGAACTGCTCAAAGCTGCTTACCATCAATTGTCTCAGATGGAAAATCTCAACAATGATCATCTAGATGAAAGGTTGCCACAAATTTACACAGTTACAGGTTTACCAGAATTTTATGCCTGGGGAATAGAGAAAAGACTTCTCAATATCATCGAAAATTATATTGGTCTTCCTGTTGCTTTTCATGGTGTACATTTACGCAAAGATTTCAAGAGTAAACATCAGTTTGGCACGCTGCTATGGC encodes the following:
- a CDS encoding NAD-dependent epimerase/dehydratase family protein; translation: MKILVTGTEGYLGSLLPPLLIERGHEVIGLDTGFYKVGWLYNPSGVTPKTLNKDIRNITPDDLEGIEAIVHMAELSNDPAGQLAPNITYEINHVGSVRLANLAKTMGVRRFVYMSSCSVYGVATAGDVTEESAINPQTAYAECKTLVERDVRPLADDDFSPTFMRNATAFGASPRMRFDIVLNNLAGLAWTSKEIKMISDGTPWRPLVHALDICKAIVCTLEAPRDIVHNQIFNVGDTANNYRVREIAEIIADVFPDCKLSFGDNGADNRSYRVSFEKINTILPGFKCDWNAQLGAQQLFDLFSQIHMAEDTFLFRGFTRLKQLEYLIRTEQIDKDFFWNKK
- a CDS encoding glycosyltransferase family 2 protein, yielding MNKLLTIAIPTFNRAELLDKQLAWLVQAIKGFEHDCEILVSDNCSTDNTQKVIQKWQLILSNITFKSNKNYQNLGIVKNIMYCLNSTKTKYVWTIGDDDPIQDRTIAYVISKLKQHEDLSLLFLNFSGRNQITGESVHPPTIVGNRWFDIDAENGDGDGKAIFEHCFSKSVGAVIFLTATIYRTDLVKRALQNWQDAENNWISLAYLAGYCAANGRVIVTKETYLECVVGVSYWQKEPKSALLMQYKHIPEVILKLEQNGYSKHFCRRMLLQNGKKVSLKVFLGALRRWPMSAIKIVVPFLALVSLCAFDVMVSKEFELAESSELSTQEVQGYKP
- a CDS encoding phytanoyl-CoA dioxygenase family protein, whose protein sequence is MLNAIKRKIFTLSSDFEYYLARWKHSKNLPALEGRDVYDGLRDRNILNALKKDGVYVTTLEDLGLNSSSELLKAAYHQLSQMENLNNDHLDERLPQIYTVTGLPEFYAWGIEKRLLNIIENYIGLPVAFHGVHLRKDFKSKHQFGTLLWHSDAEDRRIIKIFIYLNNVEEKTGPFEYIPRSLTPLFSWKYFQLYYKLYKSGYMGIDDEQVKPVIPKSAWKSCSGPAGTVIIVDTKNTLHHGTVRTEDRSALFLCYTASPPERPDLCTQYWDDTYPRVELRSASDAVKVSS